From the genome of Primulina eburnea isolate SZY01 chromosome 12, ASM2296580v1, whole genome shotgun sequence, one region includes:
- the LOC140807713 gene encoding COP9 signalosome complex subunit 5b-like — MDSFSSAAIARKTWELENNIISASSSDSSAAASDAIFFYDSAAQDKFQQEKPWVNDPHYFKRVKISALALLKMVVHARSGGTIEVMGLMQGKTDGDTIIVIDAFALPVEGTETRVNAQNDAYEYMVEYSQTNKQAGRLENVVGWYHSHPGYGCWLSGIDVSTQMLNQQFQEPFLAVVIDPTRTVSAGKVEIGAFRTYPEGYKPPDEPVSEYQTIPLNKIEDFGVHCKQYYSLDITYFKSSLDSHLLDLLWNKYWVNTLSSSPLLGNGDYVAGQISDLAEKLEQAETQLAHSRFGPLIAASRRKKEEESQLNKITRDSEKITVEQVHGLMSQVIKDILFNSICQCNRSGAEYSGPEQMVET; from the exons ATGGATTCCTTTTCGTCGGCGGCGATTGCTCGGAAAACATGGGAGCTGGAGAACAATATCATCTCTGCCTCCTCCTCCGATTCCTCGGCGGCGGCGTCCGACGCTATCTTCTTCTATGACTCCGCGGCGCAAGATAAGTTCCAGCAAGAGAAGCCTTGGGTTAACGATCCTCACTACTTCAAGCGGGTGAAGATCTCTGCTCTGGCGCTCCTCAAGATGGTTGTCCATGCGCGTTCTGGAGGAACCATTGAAGTTATGGGCCTAATGCAGGGCAAAACTGACGGAGATACGATTATTGTGATAGATGCTTTTGCCCTTCCCGTTGAGGGCACTGAAACTAGGGTTAATGCACAGAACGATGCGTACGAGTATATGGTGGAATACTCACAGACCAATAAGCAG GCGGGCCGGTTAGAGAACGTAGTTGGGTGGTACCATTCCCATCCTGGTTATGGATGTTGGCTTTCTGGTATAGATGTTTCTACACAAATGCTTAACCAACAATTCCAGGAGCCTTTTCTGGCTGTTGTTATTGATCCAACAAGGACGGTTTCTGCTGGAAAAGTTGAGATCGGTGCTTTTAGAACATACCCCGAAGGGTATAAGCCTCCAGATGAACCAGTTTCTGAATATCAGACAATCCCCTTGAACAAAATCGAGGATTTTGGTGTTCATTGCAAACAG TATTATTCATTGGATATCACGTACTTCAAGTCATCTCTTGATTCTCATCTTTTGGACCTACTATGGAATAAGTATTGGGTTAACACCCTATCGTCCTCTCCTTTGCTTGGCAATGGAGACTATGTCGCTGGTCAAATATCAGATTTAG CTGAGAAACTAGAGCAAGCTGAAACTCAATTAGCTCATTCACGTTTTGGTCCTTTGATAGCAGCCTCACGAAGGAAGAAAGAG GAAGAATCTCAACTTAACAAGATCACTCGTGACAGTGAAAAGATCACTGTGGAGCAGGTTCATGGTTTGATGTCCCAG GTAATCAAGGATATacttttcaattccatttgcCAATGCAATAGATCTGGGGCTGAGTATTCTGGGCCAGAACAAATGGTTGAAACCTGA
- the LOC140806916 gene encoding uncharacterized protein: MGLGSIYKRRAKVFTLAVVIYLDYKALQQREKWNRKSKSDDLWEKAHERNAKRVLNLIVELEGLWVKLGQYLSTRADVLPQAYIRLLKQLQDSLPPRPLEEIRQTIKRELGGSMDELFLDFDRIALATASIAQVHRATMMDGKKVVVKVQHEGIKEIILEDLKNAKSIVDWIAWAEPQYNFNPMIDEWCKEAPKELDFNHEAENTRKVSRNLCCKSNCGDDNINRVDVLIPEIIMSTEKVLILEYMDGVRLNDSESLEALGVDKQKLVEEITRAYAHQIYVDGFFNGDPHPGNFLVSKIPPHRPILLDFGLTKHLSASMTQALAKMFLASAEGDYVALLSSFAEMGLKMRLDLPEQMMEIANVFFRTSTVANEAPQNMKILAEQRARNMKIVQDKMKLNKKEMKRFNPVDAFPGDIIIFGRVINLLRGLSSSMNVRIVYVDIMRPFAESVLQSNLNNGPAFNARWIHDTPILSNVEDKLRRLLVDLGNADKVLGIQVCAYKDGEVIIDTAAGVLGRYDPRPVQPDSLFPVFSVSKGITAGMVHCLIDNGKLNLEEKIANIWPHFESSGKDQIKVHHVLNHTSGLHNALASLTRENPLLMTDWDECLNCITAAAPETEPGHQQLYHYLSFGWLCGGIIEYASHKKFQEILEEAFIRPLNIDGELYIGIPPGVESRLATLTVDMDEIQKFSEISKRPDLPSTFQNQIQDVSQMASTLPALFNTLNARRAIIPAANAHCSARALARYYAALVDKGVIPAPHSSSTKPPLGSHPHIPKFSSPRTSKKRTCFSGSSTKKLSDNNYSQVPSNDTTSNGSLPDYHSNSRTRKLFTNSNIHDQFMGVGEYEGLTLPNGQFGLGFKRSYSEDGKLIGFGHSGMGGSTGYCDINNRFAISVTLNKMNLGGVTAKVMKLICSELDIPLPADFYRFTERIHENEVNVASPLIN, encoded by the exons ATGGGATTGGGAAGCATTTACAAGAGGCGTGCCAAGGTTTTTACATTAGCTGTTGTAATTTACCTCGACTATAAG GCCCTGCAACAGAGGGAGAAATGGAATCGCAAGTCTAAAAGTGATGATCTCTGGGAGAAAGCTCACGAACGTAATGCTAAGCGTGTTCTTAATTTGATAGTTGAGCTGGAAGGTTTGTGGGTGAAACTTGGGCAGTATCTATCTACACGAGCTGATGTGCTTCCCCAGGCATATATTCGGCTTTTAAAACAGCTGCAGGATTCTCTTCCTCCTCGCCCTTTAGAAGAG ATTCGTCAAACTATCAAAAGAGAGTTAGGGGGATCCATGGACGAGCTCTTCTTGGATTTCGATAGAATTGCTCTGGCAACTGCATCA ATAGCTCAAGTTCATCGGGCTACCATGATGGATGGGAAAAAAGTGGTCGTTAAAGTTCAACATGAGGGCATAAAGGAAATTATATTAGAG GATTTGAAAAATGCCAAGTCTATAGTTGATTGGATTGCTTGGGCAGAACCACAATATAACTTCAATCCCATGATAGATGAGTGGTGCAAAGAAGCACCCAAGGAACTTGACTTCAACCATGAGGCTG AAAATACTCGGAAAGTTTCAAGGAATCTTTGCTGCAAAAGTAACTGTGGTGATGACAATATAAATCGTGTGGACGTCTTAATTCCAGAAATTATTATG TCAACTGAGAAGGTCCTCATTTTAGAGTATATGGATGGTGTACGACTAAATGACTCAGAATCATTGGAAGCACTTGGTGTGGACAAACAAAAACTTGTAGAGGAAATTACACGCGCCTATGCCCATCAAATCTATGTTGATGGTTTTTTCAATGGTGATCCTCACCCTG GAAATTTCCTTGTGAGCAAGATTCCTCCACATCGACCAATTTTGTTAGATTTTGGTCTTACAAAGCATCTATCAGCAAGTATGACACAAGCACTGGCAAAAATGTTTCTAGCATCTGCTGAG GGTGATTACGTGGCACTTTTATCTTCCTTTGCAGAAATGGGACTAAAGATGCGGTTGGACCTTCCGGAGCAAATGATGGAGATAGCAAATGTGTTCTTCCGCACCTCAACTGTGGCAAATGAAGCTCCT CAAAACATGAAAATCTTGGCTGAGCAAAGGGCTAGAAACATGAAGATTGTGCAAGACAAGATGAAACTCAATAAGAAAGAAATGAAACGTTTTAATCCC GTCGATGCTTTTCCTGGTGATATCATTATTTTTGGCAGAGTAATTAATCTCCTGAGAG GGCTTTCATCATCCATGAATGTACGCATAGTATATGTGGATATCATGAGACCATTTGCTGAATCCGTTTTGCAATC CAACCTAAACAATGGTCCAGCATTTAATGCACGATGGATACATGACACTCCGATCTTATCTAACGTTGAAGACAAGTTGAGGCGGCTCTTAGTTGATCTTGGGAATGCTGATAAAGTACTTGGGATCCAG GTATGTGCCTATAAAGATGGAGAAGTAATTATTGACACGGCTGCTGGGGTGCTTGGAAGATATGATCCTCGGCCTGTTCAACCGGATAGTTTATTCCCTGTTTTTTCTGTATCAAAAGGGATCACGGCAGGCATGGTACATTGCCTAATTGATAATGG GAAGCTGAATCTCGAGGAGAAAATTGCAAATATCTGGCCTCACTTTGAATCCAGCGGAAAAGATCAAATTAAG GTTCATCATGTACTTAATCATACGTCTGGGTTGCACAATGCGTTGGCCAGTCTAACACGTGAAAATCCGTTGCTAATGACTGATTGGGATGAGTGTCTGAACTGTATTACGGCAGCGGCACCAGAGACTGAACCCGGTCATCAGCAGTTGTACCATTATTTATCTTTTGGATGGCTATGTGGCGGTATTATTGAG TATGCCTCCCATAAGAAGTTTCAGGAAATTCTTGAAGAAGCGTTTATTCGTCCTCTTAATATAGATGGCGAGCTATACATTGGAATTCCTCCAG GTGTGGAATCTCGACTTGCCACGCTTACCGTAGATATGGACGAAATacaaaaattttcagaaatcagTAAGCGTCCAGACCTACCATCCACCTTTCAGAACCAAATACAAGATGTTTCTCAAATGGCATCCACTCTTCCTGCCTTATTCAACACACTTAACGCACGCCGTGCCATCATACCTGCTGCTAATGCACATTGCTCAGCTCGAGCCTTGGCACGCTACTATGCAGCTCTTGTCGATAAAGGTGTCATTCCAGCGCCACATTCTTCTTCCACCAAGCCCCCACTCGGCAGCCATCCGCACATTCCCAAGTTCTCGTCTCCAAGAACCTCCAAGAAACGGACGTGTTTCAGCGGTAGCTCCACTAAAAAGTTAAGTGACAATAACTACTCTCAGGTTCCGAGCAATGACACCACCTCCAATGGCTCGTTACCTGATTATCATAGCAATTCTAGAACTAGGAAGCTTTTCACTAACAGTAACATTCACGATCAATTCATGGGAGTTGGAGAATACGAGGGTTTGACACTTCCGAATGGACAATTTGGGCTTGGATTCAAGAGATCTTACTCAGAGGATGGTAAATTAATCGGTTTTGGCCATTCGGGCATGGGAGGTTCAACCGGATATTGCGACATAAACAACCGGTTTGCGATTTCTGTGACTTTGAATAAAATGAACTTGGGAGGTGTGACTGCAAAGGTGATGAAGTTAATTTGTTCAGAACTTGATATTCCATTGCCTGCAGATTTTTACAGATTTACAGAGAGGATACATGAGAATGAGGTAAATGTGGCTAGCCCTTTGATTAATTGA
- the LOC140808428 gene encoding U-box domain-containing protein 35-like gives MWPPPSPRNNGERMAPMARLVAVAIDRDKGSQIALKWATDNLVTQGQTIILVHVKLKQNSNELSAPQHMPANRPTSISDLSNENGEWDAQTKEVFLPFRVFCTRKDIQCFDVVIDDTDVTTAIIEFIKQSAIDVLVLGAAAKGGIFRFKAKDTPGNVLRGVPDFCTVYVIHKGKISSTRAASRPAPSIVSPLHRQILIEANKKSNATEPLEPSSKVSRSSFSGHSRPGSELSPRAKQRDASSIKSPFTHRKGPNGKPYELSQPESDISFVSNERRSIDMFPSYAESLEGNHTPPRLSGFSDIDQGLDSWQLGRRSLDLAASPERTSYASVESGKSYTAQTMEEVEAEMRRLKQELKQTMDMYSTACKEALSAQEKAKELQRWKMEEQQRLGAARLAEEEAVRVAENEKAKSRAALEHAEASKRIPELEVQKRTSAETTALKESEEKAKVVTSMAQTDYRYRRYSIEDIESATEFFSQSRKIGEGGYGPVFKCYLDHTPVAVKVLRPDATQGRSQFNQEVEILCCIRHPNMVLLLGACPEFGCLVYEYMHNGSLEDRLFRRGNTPPLSWRQRFRITAEIGTGLLFLHQTKPEPLVHRDLKPANILLDRNYVSKIADVGLARLVPPSVADTVTQYRMTSAAGTFCYIDPEYQQTGMLGIKSDIYSLGIIFLQILTGKPPMGLSHTVQRAIEKGTFLEMLDSSVPDWPKEEALSFAKLALRCTELRRKDRPDLGKVVLPELNKLRELAEDTMSDSIPGIADRSPTDSRVSMSKVMAGNRHNGETGRRLTMDCCTP, from the exons ATGTGGCCTCCGCCGTCGCCGAGAAATAATGGGGAGCGAATGGCTCCGATGGCTAGGTTGGTCGCTGTGGCTATTGACAGAGATAAAGGGAGCCAAATTGCATTGAAATGGGCTACGGACAATCTTGTTACTCAAGGGCAGACTATAATTTTGGTTCATGTCAAACTTAAACAGAATTCGAATGAATTATCTGCACCACAACATATGCCTGCCAATA GACCAACCTCCATTTCTGACTTGAGCAACGAAAATGGAGAATGGGATGCCCAAACAAAGGAAGTGTTCCTTCCTTTCCGTGTCTTTTGTACGCGCAAAGAC ATACAATGCTTTGACGTGGTGATAGATGACACTGATGTAACAACAGCAATTATTGAATTCATCAAGCAGTCGGCAATTGATGTTTTGGTCCTTGGTGCTGCTGCAAAAGGAGGAATTTTCAG ATTCAAAGCGAAAGACACTCCCGGAAATGTTCTCAGAGGGGTACCTGATTTTTGTACTGTGTATGTAATCCATAAAGGAAAAATTTCATCAACTCGAGCTGCTTCCCGTCCAGCCCCATCAATTGTCAGCCCGCTGCATCGGCAGATACTGATCGAAGCCAATAAAAAATCCAATGCAACAGAGCCGCTTGAACCCTCCAGCAAAGTTTCCCGAA GTTCGTTTTCAGGACATTCGAGGCCAGGATCTGAATTGTCTCCACGTGCCAAGCAACGAGATGCGAGCTCCATCAA ATCCCCATTCACTCACAGAAAGGGACCCAATGGAAAACCATACGAACTCTCTCAACCAGAGAGTGACATATCATTTGTTAGCAATGAACGGAGAAGTATCGACATGTTTCCTTCATATGCCGAAAGCTTAGAAGGAAATCATACCCCTCCTCGACTTTCGGGTTTCTCAGATATAGACCAAGGTTTAGATTCCTGGCAACTTGGACGTAGATCCCTGGATTTAGCAGCCTCACCAGAACGAACCTCCTACGCTTCAGTTGAGAGTGGTAAATCGTATACCGCACAGACAATG GAGGAAGTAGAAGCAGAAATGAGAAGATTAAAGCAAGAGCTCAAGCAAACAATGGATATGTATAGTACTGCATGCAAGGAAGCTCTCTCAGCTCAAGAAAAG GCAAAGGAGCTCCAGCGTTGGAAAATGGAAGAACAACAAAGGTTAGGAGCTGCTCGATTAGCTGAAGAAGAGGCGGTCAGAGTTGCAGAAAACGAAAAGGCCAAGTCGAGGGCAGCCCTCGAGCATGCTGAAGCATCTAAAAGGATACCGGAGCTGGAAGTTCAAAAGAGAACTAGTGCAGAAACGACAGCCTTGAAAGAATCAGAAGAGAAGGCTAAGGTAGTAACATCAATGGCACAGACGGATTACAGGTACAGGAGATATTCGATCGAGGATATCGAAAGTGCTACAGAATTTTTTTCACAATCTAGGAAGATTGGAGAAGGAGGGTATGGGCCAGTATTCAAGTGTTATCTGGATCATACACCAGTCGCAGTTAAGGTCCTGCGTCCCGATGCTACACAAGGAAGATCCCAGTTTAACCAAGAG GTAGAAATTCTTTGCTGCATAAGACACCCAAACATGGTCCTTCTCCTAGGTGCATGCCCTGAGTTTGGTTGTTTAGTTTACGAATATATGCACAACGGAAGCTTAGAAGACCGATTATTCAGGCGTGGAAACACTCCTCCACTATCTTGGAGGCAAAGGTTTCGAATCACTGCTGAGATCGGAACAGGCCTCCTTTTTCTCCACCAGACTAAACCGGAGCCATTGGTTCACCGGGACCTAAAGCCAGCTAACATTCTTCTGGACCGCAACTATGTTAGTAAGATCGCTGATGTTGGCTTAGCCAGGCTTGTCCCTCCATCCGTAGCCGATACTGTCACTCAATATCGGATGACATCCGCCGCTGGAACTTTCTGTTATATCGATCCTGAGTATCAGCAAACAGGAATGCTGGGCATAAAATCGGACATATACTCCCTTGGTATTATCTTTTTACAGATCCTTACGGGGAAGCCACCAATGGGTTTGAGTCATACTGTTCAAAGAGCCATTGAGAAAGGGACGTTTCTTGAAATGCTGGATTCGTCGGTGCCGGATTGGCCTAAGGAAGAGGCTTTGTCATTTGCCAAGTTAGCACTCAGATGTACTGAACTTAGAAGGAAAGATAGGCCGGACCTTGGAAAAGTTGTGCTCCCAGAATTGAACAAACTTCGAGAACTGGCTGAAGATACCATGTCTGATTCGATTCCAGGCATCGCCGACCGCTCACCTACAGACAGCCGAGTTTCAATGTCTAAAGTAA TGGCCGGAAACCGACACAATGGTGAAACTGGGAGGAGGCTAACCATGGATTGTTGCACACCTTGA